Proteins encoded together in one Telopea speciosissima isolate NSW1024214 ecotype Mountain lineage chromosome 6, Tspe_v1, whole genome shotgun sequence window:
- the LOC122663874 gene encoding inositol 2-dehydrogenase/D-chiro-inositol 3-dehydrogenase isoform X1, translating into MREKVKYGIIGVGMMGREHLLNLAHLQSQGVSVVCIADPHLPSQQLALNLAQSFNWSPKVFSGHQELLDSGLCDVVIVSTPNMTHYQILMDIINHPKPHHVLVEKPLCTTVKDCKKVIDAARMRPEILVQVGLEYRYMPPVAKLIELVKGGAVGEVKMVAIREHRFPFLVKVNNWNRFNSNSGGTLVEKCCHFFDLMRLFVGANPVRVMASGAIDVNHKDEIYDGKVPDIIDNAFVIIEFDNGSRGMLDLCMFAEGSKNEQEISVVGDIGKGEAFVPENVVRVGTRTEGRIGVQTIKAEDKRIKYEGLHHGSSYLEHVNFLSAVRDQGVREPAVGLEDGLLSVAMGVAGQLSIELGRFVTTEEVMNDKKFYGLLLNNGRGFSDKAA; encoded by the exons aTGAGAGAAAAAGTGAAATATGGAATCATAGGGGTTGGAATGATGGGAAGGGAACATCTTTTGAACTTGGCCCATCTCCAATCTCAAGGTGTCTCCGTCGTCTGTATTGCTGACCCTCACCTTCCCTCTCAGCAACTTGCCCTCAACTTGGCCCAATCCTTCAACTGGTCACCCAAG GTGTTCTCAGGACACCAGGAACTACTGGACAGTGGGCTCTGTGATGTAGTAATTGTCTCAACTCCAAACATGACCCACTATCAGATCCTCATGGATATCATCAACCATCCAAAACCCCACCATGTTCTTGTGGAGAAGCCCCTGTGTACTACCGTCAAGGACTGCAAGAAG GTCATAGATGCTGCTAGAATGAGGCCAGAGATACTGGTTCAAGTAGGCTTGGAGTACAGGTACATGCctcctgttgcaaagctgatAGAGTTAGTTAAGGGTGGAGCAGTTGGAGAAGTGAAAATGGTGGCAATTCGCGAGCATCGGTTTCCTTTCTTGGTTAAG GTGAACAATTGGAACCGGTTCAATTCGAACAGTGGAGGGACTCTTGTGGAGAAGTGCTGTCACTTCTTTGATCTAATGAGGCTGTTTGTAGGTGCAAACCCAGTTCGGGTGATGGCTTCTGGAGCCATAGATGTTAATCACAAggatgaaatttatgatggaaaG GTACCCGACATCATTGATAATGCATTTGTTATCATAGAATTTGATAATGGTTCTCGAGGCATGCTTGATCTTTGCATGTTTGCTGAAGGGAGTAAAAATGAGCAAGAAATATCTGTTGTTGGTGATATTGGGAAG GGTGAGGCATTTGTCCCTGAGAATGTCGTGCGTGTGGGCACTCGAACAGAAGGAAGAATTGGAGTCCAAACTATAAAAGCTGAGGATAAACGGATAAA ATATGAGGGATTGCATCATGGCTCAAGTTATTTGGAACATGTCAACTTCCTGTCTGCCGTTAGAGATCAAGGCGTCCGAGAACCTGCAGTAGGTTTGGAAGATGGATTGCTCTCAGTTGCCATGGGAGTTGCAGGCCAGCTTTCAATAGAGCTTGGCCGTTTCGTGACTACTGAAGAAGTTATGAATGATAAGAAATTTTATGGTCTCCTATTGaataatgggagagggttttctgATAAAGCGGCATAA
- the LOC122663874 gene encoding inositol 2-dehydrogenase/D-chiro-inositol 3-dehydrogenase isoform X2: MREKVKYGIIGVGMMGREHLLNLAHLQSQGVSVVCIADPHLPSQQLALNLAQSFNWSPKVFSGHQELLDSGLCDVVIVSTPNMTHYQILMDIINHPKPHHVLVEKPLCTTVKDCKKVIDAARMRPEILVQVGLEYRYMPPVAKLIELVKGGAVGEVKMVAIREHRFPFLVKVNNWNRFNSNSGGTLVEKCCHFFDLMRLFVGANPVRVMASGAIDVNHKDEIYDGKVPDIIDNAFVIIEFDNGSRGMLDLCMFAEGSKNEQEISVVGDIGKGEAFVPENVVRVGTRTEGRIGVQTIKAEDKRIKYEGLHHGSSYLEHVNFLSAVRDQGVREPAVGLEDGLLSVAMGVAGQLSIELGRFVTTEEVMNDKKFYGLLLNNGVV; the protein is encoded by the exons aTGAGAGAAAAAGTGAAATATGGAATCATAGGGGTTGGAATGATGGGAAGGGAACATCTTTTGAACTTGGCCCATCTCCAATCTCAAGGTGTCTCCGTCGTCTGTATTGCTGACCCTCACCTTCCCTCTCAGCAACTTGCCCTCAACTTGGCCCAATCCTTCAACTGGTCACCCAAG GTGTTCTCAGGACACCAGGAACTACTGGACAGTGGGCTCTGTGATGTAGTAATTGTCTCAACTCCAAACATGACCCACTATCAGATCCTCATGGATATCATCAACCATCCAAAACCCCACCATGTTCTTGTGGAGAAGCCCCTGTGTACTACCGTCAAGGACTGCAAGAAG GTCATAGATGCTGCTAGAATGAGGCCAGAGATACTGGTTCAAGTAGGCTTGGAGTACAGGTACATGCctcctgttgcaaagctgatAGAGTTAGTTAAGGGTGGAGCAGTTGGAGAAGTGAAAATGGTGGCAATTCGCGAGCATCGGTTTCCTTTCTTGGTTAAG GTGAACAATTGGAACCGGTTCAATTCGAACAGTGGAGGGACTCTTGTGGAGAAGTGCTGTCACTTCTTTGATCTAATGAGGCTGTTTGTAGGTGCAAACCCAGTTCGGGTGATGGCTTCTGGAGCCATAGATGTTAATCACAAggatgaaatttatgatggaaaG GTACCCGACATCATTGATAATGCATTTGTTATCATAGAATTTGATAATGGTTCTCGAGGCATGCTTGATCTTTGCATGTTTGCTGAAGGGAGTAAAAATGAGCAAGAAATATCTGTTGTTGGTGATATTGGGAAG GGTGAGGCATTTGTCCCTGAGAATGTCGTGCGTGTGGGCACTCGAACAGAAGGAAGAATTGGAGTCCAAACTATAAAAGCTGAGGATAAACGGATAAA ATATGAGGGATTGCATCATGGCTCAAGTTATTTGGAACATGTCAACTTCCTGTCTGCCGTTAGAGATCAAGGCGTCCGAGAACCTGCAGTAGGTTTGGAAGATGGATTGCTCTCAGTTGCCATGGGAGTTGCAGGCCAGCTTTCAATAGAGCTTGGCCGTTTCGTGACTACTGAAGAAGTTATGAATGATAAGAAATTTTATGGTCTCCTATTGaataatgg GGTTGTCTAA
- the LOC122664904 gene encoding leucine-rich repeat receptor-like protein kinase TDR, with protein MKPSSPFSVSFFFFFIFLLKATLVLSATLPLQLVSLLSLKASLKDPLSSLHDWNPNTLSTNTGLSNPVWCSWSGVVCDQKTSQVTSLDLSHRNLSGLIPPEIRFLSELNNLNLSWNAFDGAFPTTIFELYKLRTLDISRNNFSSIFPPGISKLRFLTVFNAFSNSFTGSLPQEIIGLRFLEELNLGGSFFQGSIPAVYGGLPSLKFLHLAGNLLQGPIPTELSFLSRLEHLEIGYNEFSAGIPVELSLLSNLKYVDIANASLSGYLPSELGNLTLLESLFLFKNRFIGEIPVSFSSLVALKALDLSDNRLSGPIPEGFSSLKELTILSLMDNKLTGEIPDGIGEFINLEELNLWNNSLSGNLPDKLGSNAKLKKLDVSSNSLSGPIPPSLCLGNRLAKLILFSNRFDSEIPPILANCTSLWRLRIQDNRLTGAIPPGFGLLPNLTFMDFSMNNLSGDIPRDLGDSVRLELVNISRNPLGTALPSNIWSAPNLQIFSASSCKLKGKIPDFIGCRSLYKLQMEGNSLNGSIPWDIGHCEKLIYLSLQHNSLTGIIPWELSTLPSITDVDISHNFLTGTIPSNFGNCTTLESFNVSNNQLTGPIPSSGTLFHPSSFSGNEGLCGGIIEKPCASEINTDDSNSRRQPKKTAGAIVWIVATAFGVGLFILIAGSRCFRMNYNRRSVDEQRTGPWKLTAFQRLDFTADDVMECLSMSDKIIGMGSAGTVYMAEMPGGEIIAVKKLWSKNKETVRKRRGVLAEVDVLGNVRHRNIVRLLGYCSNNESTLLLYEYMPNGSLDDLLHGKNKAQNLVADWLTRYKIAMGIAQGICYLHHDCDPVIVHRDLKPSNILLDAEMEARVADFGVAKLFQIDESMSVIAGSYGYIAPEYAYTLQVDEKSDIYSFGVVLMEILSGKRSVEAEFGDGNSIVDWVRSKIKNKDGVTDILDKNAGASCVSVREEMMLLLRVALLCTSRNPADRPSMRDVVSMLHEAKPKRKLPSGADNATHGGGAGGGCGGGAPLVEKPDC; from the exons ATGAAACCCAGTTCTCCTTTCtcagtttccttcttcttcttcttcatcttcttattGAAAGCTACTTTGGTCCTCTCTGCAACTCTCCCTCTTCAACtagtctctcttctctcccttaaAGCTTCTTTGAAAGACCCTCTCTCCAGTCTCCATGACTGGAATCCAAACACCCTCTCTACGAATACTGGTTTATCTAACCCTGTCTGGTGTTCCTGGTCTGGCGTTGTATGTGACCAGAAAACCTCACAAGTTACTTCTCTTGATCTCTCTCATAGAAACCTCTCCGGATTGATCCCACCCGAAATCCGATTTTTGTCTGAGTTGAACAACTTAAACCTCAGCTGGAATGCCTTTGATGGAGCTTTCCCGACCACCATTTTTGAATTATATAAGCTCAGGACTCTTGACATCAGCCGCAACAACTTTAGTTCCATTTTCCCTCCAGGGATCTCCAAGCTCAGGTTTTTAACTGTTTTTAACGCTTTCAGCAACAGTTTTACGGGTTCGTTGCCACAAGAAATTATTGGGCTTCGGTTTCTCGAAGAGCTCAACCTCGGTGGGAGCTTCTTCCAAGGAAGTATTCCAGCAGTTTATGGTGGTTTGCCGAGTTTAAAGTTTCTACATTTAGCTGGAAATCTGCTACAGGGACCGATTCCAACTGAGTTGAGCTTCTTGTCTCGGCTCGAACACTTGGAGATCGGTTACAACGAGTTCTCTGCTGGGATTCCGGTGGAGTTATCTCTGTTATCGAATCTCAAATACGTCGACATTGCGAATGCGAGTCTATCTGGTTATCTACCATCCGAGCTCGGGAATTTAACACTTCTCGagtctctgtttctcttcaaGAACAGGTTTATTGGTGAAATTCCGGTGAGTTTTTCCAGTTTGGTAGCTCTGAAAGCTCTTGATTTATCAGATAATCGTCTATCAGGCCCGATTCCAGAAGGGTTTTCTTCATTGAAGGAGCTGACCATCTTGAGCTTAATGGACAATAAGTTGACTGGTGAAATCCCCGACGGAATCGGCGAGTTTATCAACCTTGAAGAATTAAATCTTTGGAACAATTCTCTCAGTGGGAATCTCCCAGATAAGCTAGGCTCAAATGCAAAGTTAAAGAAGCTCGACGTGTCTTCGAACTCGCTCAGCGGTCCGATTCCACCGAGTCTCTGCCTCGGGAACAGACTAGCGAAGCTCATACTCTTCTCCAACAGGTTCGATTCCGAAATCCCTCCAATACTCGCAAATTGCACTTCTTTATGGAGGCTTCGCATCCAAGATAACAGACTCACAGGCGCGATTCCTCCCGGTTTTGGTCTATTACCGAACCTGACTTTCATGGACTTCAGCATGAACAATCTCAGCGGTGATATCCCAAGAGATCTCGGCGATTCTGTGAGGTTGGAGCTTGTCAACATTTCTCGAAACCCATTAGGAACCGCGTTGCCTTCTAACATATGGAGCGCACCTAACTTACAGATCTTCTCTGCGAGTTCCTGCAAACTTAAAGGGAAAATTCCCGATTTCATCGGTTGCAGAAGCTTGTATAAGCTTCAAATGGAGGGTAATTCACTAAATGGAAGTATTCCATGGGACATCGGGCATTGTGAGAAGCTAATCTACTTGAGTCTTCAACACAACTCTCTCACTGGAATCATTCCCTGGGAGCTCTCAACGCTGCCTTCGATAACAGACGTAGATATCTCTCACAACTTCCTCACTGGTACGATTCCGTCCAACTTCGGCAACTGCACTACTTTGGAGAGCTTCAACGTCTCGAACAACCAGCTTACCGGGCCGATCCCCTCTTCTGGTACACTCTTTCACCCATCGTCGTTCTCTGGCAACGAAGGCCTCTGCGGCGGTATCATCGAGAAGCCTTGCGCGTCTGAGATCAACACCGACGATTCAAACTCCCGGCGGCAACCGAAGAAGACAGCCGGAGCGATTGTGTGGATCGTGGCTACAGCGTTTGGGGTAGGACTCTTCATCCTGATCGCAGGTAGTCGATGCTTCCGCATGAATTATAACCGTCGATCTGTTGATGAACAACGGACTGGGCCATGGAAGTTGACCGCGTTCCAAAGGTTGGATTTTACGGCGGATGATGTAATGGAATGCTTATCGATGAGTGATAAGATTATCGGGATGGGGTCAGCTGGAACGGTGTACATGGCGGAAATGCCAGGTGGCGAGATCATAGCGGTTAAGAAGTTATGGAGTAAGAACAAAGAGACGGTGCGGAAGCGACGTGGGGTGTTGGCAGAGGTTGATGTGTTAGGGAATGTGAGACACCGTAATATAGTGAGATTGTTAGGGTACTGCAGCAACAACGAGAGCACGCTGCTGTTGTATGAGTACATGCCTAATGGGAGTTTGGATGACTTGTTGCATGGAAAGAACAAGGCACAGAATCTGGTGGCGGATTGGCTCACCCGGTACAAGATAGCAATGGGCATAGCTCAGGGTATCTGTTACCTTCACCACGACTGTGACCCTGTTATCGTGCACCGTGATTTGAAGCCTAGTAATATCTTGTTAGATGCTGAGATGGAAGCCAGAGTGGCTGATTTTGGTGTCGCCAAGTTGTTCCAGATCGACGAATCCATGTCGGTCATTGCCGGTTCCTATGGCTACATTGCGCCAG AGTACGCATATACGTTGCAGGTAGACGAGAAGAGTGATATATACAGCTTTGGAGTGGTGTTGATGGAGATATTAAGTGGGAAGAGATCAGTGGAAGCAGAATTCGGTGATGGGAATAGCATTGTAGACTGGGTGAGATCTAAGATAAAGAACAAAGATGGTGTGACTGATATCCTTGACAAGAATGCTGGCGCGTCTTGTGTGTCGGTGAGGGAGGAGATGATGCTTCTACTAAGAGTTGCATTGCTCTGCACCAGTCGGAATCCCGCCGACCGGCCCTCCATGAGAGACGTTGTCTCAATGTTGCACGAAGCCAAGCCCAAAAGGAAGTTGCCCAGCGGTGCCGACAATGCCACCCATGGCGGTGGTGCcggtggtggttgtggtggtggtgctcCTTTGGTTGAGAAGCCAGACtgttaa
- the LOC122665981 gene encoding basic blue protein-like, translated as MAGILGAAALSIAVLCLLVQCEIVRSQGQGTVYTVGDKKGWDLDFKIMNWPNNKHFKEGDVLVFKSKNQYGVAKVDAKEFQQCQTNNETKRYYSGNDKFTLQKGSNYFISTVPDYCGYGMRIKVDVL; from the exons ATGGCCGGAATCCTTGGTGCTGCCGCCCTGAGCATTGCGGTGCTCTGCCTTCTCGTCCAATGTGAGATCGTCCGATCTCAAGGACAAGGAACCGTTTACACTGTGGGGGATAAAAAAGGTTGGGACCTAGATTTCAAGATTATGAATTGGCCTAATAACAAACACTTCAAGGAAGGAGATGTTTTAG tgTTCAAGTCCAAGAACCAATATGGTGTGGCTAAGGTGGATGCAAAAGAATTCCAACAATGCCAGACGAACAATGAAACCAAGAGATACTACTCCGGGAACGATAAGTTTACGCTCCAGAAAGGCTCTAATTACTTCATTTCTACCGTCCCAGATTATTGTGGATATGGGATGAGAATAAAAGTTGATGTACTATGA